A DNA window from Gasterosteus aculeatus chromosome 16, fGasAcu3.hap1.1, whole genome shotgun sequence contains the following coding sequences:
- the LOC120833537 gene encoding LIM domain only protein 7 isoform X14 has translation MEWREQSAVTCDEAYVEAQRWIEAVTKKRFWSDDFRSALENGVLLCDLINKIKPGLIRRVNRLPTPIAGLDNLNVFLKACRKLGLKEAQLFHPGDLQDLSTRVTVKHQETDRRLKNVLITIYWLGRRSQCGGFYDGSQLNLKAFEGLLGTALYKALQESSGPKSVSVRDSGFGDSWCAEREEPFQLREEGGGAGGHWRDDSRDSLDSLGSGTQSISSDITLKGSSEGCFSDTEADSFLGMADNKSALSYRRSVTLTPKASSQFNQFLPTKDKASAYVPAPLRKKRAERNEDNRRSWANPTYAEDGATLTRSKSTSDIQVESSIARQARHEELQKYREQIKETEDKWQDDLSKWKNRRRSVNSDIVKKKEEREKIEESTTGSRRSKTFKEMQEERENKRNNSVGGRIGSLSYLDDEDVFDTPVASPRPRTLPARSYTIDTPYYSSESPEPPLREDQPPAAGRAAPPPAAVEALDSPAGSAATTATAPIAPSSPGLPRRSRPPAAPASSHRPVSERSGPVEAAAAVAAVSSSSALKRSPEPRLPLSGPQTEAVAPSSAPLYQQPAQPSSMDAKPPGVSRVPASLPRSYQRADSARLTSVVAPRPFGTQSSRLSSIPRAFTVDDPQKRVNGDAASKKTSVPSRYHQYMTSEDQSQSSSAHSTEGEEEEVEDEDKTESVPSTQSVSPVPAEAPDGPSPAKESSQEDFREKRISLNQKPNSSRDFGFQAAWDSTGARVSSIQPGSPAEMCQLQVGDEVLTVNGHQVAQMSYMDWKSCMEEALQEGSLIMDIRHYGRNNWDRDQPPMPFKSHKTINLTRMDHPMLLGSPEPNPPIASLDFTSRASVEKLPPTEAPAQPAPDVASNGVNGGLREQAVTMRSKDSEPLSLKNLKRRSEFFEKGVSGSHVSALVYLCGEQGGSESAMPDIPVPAITSTSGRWTFDPEEERKRQEKWQKEQERLLQEKYKRDQEKLQEEWLKDQEEVARSLDQQQPESLEVSGRGVGPTSPLSPVGQPTTPTWEEQERKRKEEQERKRKEEQERKRKEEQERQRQAEERRKRDEEELQLRRLQEERERKDREEEERKRREAEEEELRWQKRREEERRRHEALEQQRRERERAVVEQQQQQQWTKSKSSPQLDAEENPQKKGASVRPGGMVHQLLEEQARSAGHKEARSQRAASELEVERRNILNAMRYREPERVAGSGLGERKGQLSASQAELERQQILNEMKKKTPLLRDKSWIRQCAPTTNESNVPPMRRGESLDNLDASYNSWRSSWTPRSNSHGQSHARPNSALSGSTSLYGWGASGAQRPGSSTLTSASSMGSLRAGAGTPTAPWSRQSASPSPEPEAGPHQQHNRSVSGRKICTFCDTPLGKGAAMIIESLGLCYHLGCFKCIDCKCDLGGSAAGAEVRIRNKQLYCNTCYMQFKAGQPTTM, from the exons GACAACCTCAACGTCTTCCTCAAAGCCTGCCGGAAGCTGGGACTAAAGGAGGCGCAGCTCTTCCACCCCGGAGATCTCCAGGACTTATCCACGAGGGTCACAGTCAA GCATCAAGAGACCGACAGGAGGCTGAAAAAT GTGCTGATCACCATTTACTGGCTTGGTAGAAGATCTCAGTGTGGCGGTTTCTATGACGGGTCCCAGCTGAATTTGAAGGCGTTCGAGGGCTTACTGGGCACTGCACTATACAAG GCTCTGCAGGAATCGTCCGGTCCAAAAAGCGTCAGCGTCAGAGACAGCGGTTTTGGAGACAGCTGGTGCGCAGAGCGAGAGGAGCCCTTCCagctgagagaggagggaggaggggcaggaggtCACTGGAGAGACGACTCCCGGGACAGCTTGGACTCCTTGGGCTCCGGAACCCAGAGCATCTCCTCTGACATCACTCTCAAAGGCAGCAGCGAGG GTTGTTTCAGCGACACCGAGGCCGACTCCTTCCTCGGCATGGCCGACAACAAGAGCGCTCTCAGCTACCGCCGGTCAGTAACCCTCACGCCAAAGGCCAGCTCCCAGTTTAACCAGTTCCTGCCCACCAAAGACAAAGCCTCGGCCTACGTGCCCGCTCCACTGAGGAAGAAACGGGCTGAGCGCAATGAGGACAACCGCCGCAGCTGGGCCAACCCCACCTACGCCGAGGACGGAGCCACGCTCACCAG gAGTAAATCCACGAGCGACATCCAGGTGGAGTCCAGCATCGCCCGGCAGGCCCGCcacgaggagctgcagaagtACCGCGAGCAGATAAAGGAAACTGAGGATAAGTGGCAGGAT GACCTGAGCAAGTGGAAGAACCGGCGCAGGAGTGTCAACTCTGATAtagtgaagaagaaagaggagagggagaagatagAGGAGAGCACGACCGGCAGCAGAAGGTCCAAGACCTTCAAGGAGATGCAAGAAGAGAG ggaaaataaaagaaacaacagcgTTGGCGGTCGCATTGGATCTCTGTCTTACCTGGACGACGAGGACGTATTTGACACGCCGGTGGCTTCCCCTCGTCCCCGGACCCTCCCCGCCAGGAGCTACACCATTGACACTCCCTACTATTCTTCCGAGTCCCCCGAGCCTCCTCTGAGAGAGGACCAACCCCCAGCTGCTGGCAGGGCCGCTCCCCCTCCCGCCGCAGTCGAGGCTCTGGACAGTCCTGCCGGCAGCGCCGCCACTACCGCCACCGCCCCCATCGCCCCCAGCAGCCCCGGCCTCCCCCGCAGGTCCCGGCCTCCGGCGGCACCGGCGAGTTCTCATCGCCCAGTCTCAGAGCGCAGCGGCCCGgtcgaggcggcggcggcggtggccgCCGTCTCGTCTTCAAGCGCCCTGAAAAGGTCGCCCGAGCCGAGGCTCCCGCTGTCGGGCCCACAGACGGAGGCGGTGgccccctcctctgctcccctgtACCAGCAACCAGCACAGCCCAGCTCAATGGACGCCAAGCCTCCCGGGGTGTCTCGGgttcccgcctccctccccaggAGCTACCAGAGAGCAGATAGCGCTCGTCTGACCTCGGTTGTCGCGCCGCGGCCCTTCGGGACCCAGTCGTCACGCCTCAGCTCTATTCCCCGGGCCTTTACA GTGGATGACCCGCAAAAGCGCGTCAACGGCGACGCGGCTTCCAAGAAGACATCGGTGCCGAGCCGCTATCACCAGTACATGACCTCGGAGGATCAGTCTCAGTCCAGCTCGGCCCACAGCaccgagggagaggaagaggaggtggaggacgaggacaagACGGAGAGCGTCCCCTCCACTCAGAGCGTCTCCCCCGTGCCGGCCGAAGCCCCGGACGGTCCTTCTCCAGCCAAAGAGAGCAGCCAG GAGGACTTCCGCGAGAAGCGGATCAGCCTGAACCAGAAGCCCAACAGCAGCAGAGACTTTGGCTTCCAGGCGGCCTGGGACTCGACGGGAGCTCGCGTCTCGTCCATCCAGCCAG GAAGCCCGGCAGAAATGTGCCAGCTTCAGGTCGGGGACGAGGTGCTGACGGTGAACGGGCACCAGGTGGCACAAATGAGCTACATGGACTGGAAGTCCTGCATGGAGGAGGCCCTGCAGGAGGGCAGTCTGATTATGGATATACGCCATTACGGCAGGAACA ACTGGGACAGAGACCAACCTCCCATGCCATTTAAAAGCCATAAGACCATCAATCTGACCCGTATGGATCATCCGATGCTTCTAGGTTCCCCCGAGCCCAACCCCCCCATCGCCAGCCTGGATTTCACCTCACGCGCCTCCGTGGAGAAGCTGCCTCCCACAGAGGCCCCCGCCCAGCCAGCCCCC gacgTAGCTTCAAACGGCGTAAATGGAGGTTTGCGTGAGCAGGCGGTGACCATGAGGAGCAAAG ACTCAGAACCCTTATCTTTGAAAAACTTAAAACGGAGGTCAGAGTTTTTTGAAAAag GTGTCTCGGGGTCCCATGTCAGTGCGCTGGTCTACCTCTGTGGTGAACAGG GAGGATCCGAGTCTGCAATGCCAGAT ATTCCCGTCCCTGCGATCACGTCAACCTCCGGCCGCTGGACTTTCGACCCAGAAGAGGAGCGCAAAAGACAAGAGAAATggcagaaggagcaggagcgcCTTCTACAG GAGAAATATAAGCGCGACCAGGAGAAGTTACAGGAGGAGTGGCTGAAGGATCAGGAGGAGGTTGCCAGGAGTCTGGACCAACAACAG CCAGAGAGCTTGGAGGTGAGCGGGCGTGGCGTCGGCCCAacgtcccccctctctcccgtcGGCCAGCCCACCACTCCTAcgtgggaggagcaggagagaaagcggaaggaggagcaggagagaaagcggaaggaggagcaggagagaaagcggaaggaggagcaggagcgcCAAAggcaggcggaggagaggaggaagagggatgaggaggagctccagctgcggcggctgcaggaggagagggagaggaaggacagggaggaggaggagaggaagaggagggaggcggaggaggaggagctgaggtggcagaagaggagggaggaggagaggagacggcaTGAAGCTTTGGAGCAGCAGCGCAGGGAGCGTGAGAGAGCcgtggtggagcagcagcagcagcagcagtg GACAAAATCTAAATCCTCCCCCCAGCTTGATGCAGAGGAAAACCCTCAGAAAAAAG GCGCGTCTGTGAGGCCGGGGGGCATGGTtcaccagctgctggaggagcaggcgAGGAGCGCCGGCCACAAAGAGGCCCGGAGTCAGCGGGCGGCGTCcgagctggaggtggagaggaggaacaTCCTCAACGCCATGAGATACAGAGAGCCGGAGAGAG TGGCGGGCAGCGGGCTGGGAGAGAGGAAGGGTCAGCTGTCGGCCTCGCAGGCGGAGCTGGAGCGCCAGCAGATCCTGAacgagatgaagaagaagacccCGCTGCTGAGGGACAAAAGCTGGATCCGCCAGTGCGCCCCCACCACCAACGAGTCCAACGTGCCGCCCATGCGCAG AGGTGAGTCCCTCGACAACTTGGACGCCTCCTACAACTCGTGGCGCTCGTCCTGGACGCCCAGAAGCAACTCTCACGGCCAAAGCCACGCTCGGCCTAACTCGGCGCTCTCCGGCAGCACTTCCCTTTACGGCTGGGGGGCGTCGGGGGCCCAGCGGCCCGgctcctccaccctgacgtccGCCTCCTCCATGGGCTCCCTGCGCGCCGGGGCGGGAACCCCCACTGCCCCATGGTCCCGGCAGTCAGCGTCCCCCTCCCCAGAGCCGGAGGCAGGCCCCCACCAGCAACACAACAG GTCAGTGAGTGGCAGGAAAATCTGTACGTTCTGTGACACCCCGCTGGGAAAGGGAGCGGCCATGATCATCGAGTCCCTCGGGCTCTGTTATCATTTGGGCTGCTTTAAG TGCATCGACTGCAAGTGTGACCTCGGAGGGTCGGCAGCCGGCGCCGAGGTCAGAATACGAAACAAGCAGCTCTACTGTAACACCTGCTACATGCAATTCAAAG ctggccAGCCAACCACTATGTGA
- the LOC120833537 gene encoding LIM domain only protein 7 isoform X12: MEWREQSAVTCDEAYVEAQRWIEAVTKKRFWSDDFRSALENGVLLCDLINKIKPGLIRRVNRLPTPIAGLDNLNVFLKACRKLGLKEAQLFHPGDLQDLSTRVTVKHQETDRRLKNVLITIYWLGRRSQCGGFYDGSQLNLKAFEGLLGTALYKALQESSGPKSVSVRDSGFGDSWCAEREEPFQLREEGGGAGGHWRDDSRDSLDSLGSGTQSISSDITLKGSSEGCFSDTEADSFLGMADNKSALSYRRSVTLTPKASSQFNQFLPTKDKASAYVPAPLRKKRAERNEDNRRSWANPTYAEDGATLTRQQQVQESFDGSKSTSDIQVESSIARQARHEELQKYREQIKETEDKWQDDLSKWKNRRRSVNSDIVKKKEEREKIEESTTGSRRSKTFKEMQEERENKRNNSVGGRIGSLSYLDDEDVFDTPVASPRPRTLPARSYTIDTPYYSSESPEPPLREDQPPAAGRAAPPPAAVEALDSPAGSAATTATAPIAPSSPGLPRRSRPPAAPASSHRPVSERSGPVEAAAAVAAVSSSSALKRSPEPRLPLSGPQTEAVAPSSAPLYQQPAQPSSMDAKPPGVSRVPASLPRSYQRADSARLTSVVAPRPFGTQSSRLSSIPRAFTVDDPQKRVNGDAASKKTSVPSRYHQYMTSEDQSQSSSAHSTEGEEEEVEDEDKTESVPSTQSVSPVPAEAPDGPSPAKESSQEDFREKRISLNQKPNSSRDFGFQAAWDSTGARVSSIQPGSPAEMCQLQVGDEVLTVNGHQVAQMSYMDWKSCMEEALQEGSLIMDIRHYGRNNWDRDQPPMPFKSHKTINLTRMDHPMLLGSPEPNPPIASLDFTSRASVEKLPPTEAPAQPAPDVASNGVNGGLREQAVTMRSKDSEPLSLKNLKRRSEFFEKGVSGSHVSALVYLCGEQGGSESAMPDIPVPAITSTSGRWTFDPEEERKRQEKWQKEQERLLQEKYKRDQEKLQEEWLKDQEEVARSLDQQQPESLEVSGRGVGPTSPLSPVGQPTTPTWEEQERKRKEEQERKRKEEQERKRKEEQERQRQAEERRKRDEEELQLRRLQEERERKDREEEERKRREAEEEELRWQKRREEERRRHEALEQQRRERERAVVEQQQQQQWTKSKSSPQLDAEENPQKKGASVRPGGMVHQLLEEQARSAGHKEARSQRAASELEVERRNILNAMRYREPERVAGSGLGERKGQLSASQAELERQQILNEMKKKTPLLRDKSWIRQCAPTTNESNVPPMRRGESLDNLDASYNSWRSSWTPRSNSHGQSHARPNSALSGSTSLYGWGASGAQRPGSSTLTSASSMGSLRAGAGTPTAPWSRQSASPSPEPEAGPHQQHNRSVSGRKICTFCDTPLGKGAAMIIESLGLCYHLGCFKCIDCKCDLGGSAAGAEVRIRNKQLYCNTCYMQFKAGQPTTM, encoded by the exons GACAACCTCAACGTCTTCCTCAAAGCCTGCCGGAAGCTGGGACTAAAGGAGGCGCAGCTCTTCCACCCCGGAGATCTCCAGGACTTATCCACGAGGGTCACAGTCAA GCATCAAGAGACCGACAGGAGGCTGAAAAAT GTGCTGATCACCATTTACTGGCTTGGTAGAAGATCTCAGTGTGGCGGTTTCTATGACGGGTCCCAGCTGAATTTGAAGGCGTTCGAGGGCTTACTGGGCACTGCACTATACAAG GCTCTGCAGGAATCGTCCGGTCCAAAAAGCGTCAGCGTCAGAGACAGCGGTTTTGGAGACAGCTGGTGCGCAGAGCGAGAGGAGCCCTTCCagctgagagaggagggaggaggggcaggaggtCACTGGAGAGACGACTCCCGGGACAGCTTGGACTCCTTGGGCTCCGGAACCCAGAGCATCTCCTCTGACATCACTCTCAAAGGCAGCAGCGAGG GTTGTTTCAGCGACACCGAGGCCGACTCCTTCCTCGGCATGGCCGACAACAAGAGCGCTCTCAGCTACCGCCGGTCAGTAACCCTCACGCCAAAGGCCAGCTCCCAGTTTAACCAGTTCCTGCCCACCAAAGACAAAGCCTCGGCCTACGTGCCCGCTCCACTGAGGAAGAAACGGGCTGAGCGCAATGAGGACAACCGCCGCAGCTGGGCCAACCCCACCTACGCCGAGGACGGAGCCACGCTCACCAG ACAGCAGCAAGTGCAAGAGAGTTTCGACGG gAGTAAATCCACGAGCGACATCCAGGTGGAGTCCAGCATCGCCCGGCAGGCCCGCcacgaggagctgcagaagtACCGCGAGCAGATAAAGGAAACTGAGGATAAGTGGCAGGAT GACCTGAGCAAGTGGAAGAACCGGCGCAGGAGTGTCAACTCTGATAtagtgaagaagaaagaggagagggagaagatagAGGAGAGCACGACCGGCAGCAGAAGGTCCAAGACCTTCAAGGAGATGCAAGAAGAGAG ggaaaataaaagaaacaacagcgTTGGCGGTCGCATTGGATCTCTGTCTTACCTGGACGACGAGGACGTATTTGACACGCCGGTGGCTTCCCCTCGTCCCCGGACCCTCCCCGCCAGGAGCTACACCATTGACACTCCCTACTATTCTTCCGAGTCCCCCGAGCCTCCTCTGAGAGAGGACCAACCCCCAGCTGCTGGCAGGGCCGCTCCCCCTCCCGCCGCAGTCGAGGCTCTGGACAGTCCTGCCGGCAGCGCCGCCACTACCGCCACCGCCCCCATCGCCCCCAGCAGCCCCGGCCTCCCCCGCAGGTCCCGGCCTCCGGCGGCACCGGCGAGTTCTCATCGCCCAGTCTCAGAGCGCAGCGGCCCGgtcgaggcggcggcggcggtggccgCCGTCTCGTCTTCAAGCGCCCTGAAAAGGTCGCCCGAGCCGAGGCTCCCGCTGTCGGGCCCACAGACGGAGGCGGTGgccccctcctctgctcccctgtACCAGCAACCAGCACAGCCCAGCTCAATGGACGCCAAGCCTCCCGGGGTGTCTCGGgttcccgcctccctccccaggAGCTACCAGAGAGCAGATAGCGCTCGTCTGACCTCGGTTGTCGCGCCGCGGCCCTTCGGGACCCAGTCGTCACGCCTCAGCTCTATTCCCCGGGCCTTTACA GTGGATGACCCGCAAAAGCGCGTCAACGGCGACGCGGCTTCCAAGAAGACATCGGTGCCGAGCCGCTATCACCAGTACATGACCTCGGAGGATCAGTCTCAGTCCAGCTCGGCCCACAGCaccgagggagaggaagaggaggtggaggacgaggacaagACGGAGAGCGTCCCCTCCACTCAGAGCGTCTCCCCCGTGCCGGCCGAAGCCCCGGACGGTCCTTCTCCAGCCAAAGAGAGCAGCCAG GAGGACTTCCGCGAGAAGCGGATCAGCCTGAACCAGAAGCCCAACAGCAGCAGAGACTTTGGCTTCCAGGCGGCCTGGGACTCGACGGGAGCTCGCGTCTCGTCCATCCAGCCAG GAAGCCCGGCAGAAATGTGCCAGCTTCAGGTCGGGGACGAGGTGCTGACGGTGAACGGGCACCAGGTGGCACAAATGAGCTACATGGACTGGAAGTCCTGCATGGAGGAGGCCCTGCAGGAGGGCAGTCTGATTATGGATATACGCCATTACGGCAGGAACA ACTGGGACAGAGACCAACCTCCCATGCCATTTAAAAGCCATAAGACCATCAATCTGACCCGTATGGATCATCCGATGCTTCTAGGTTCCCCCGAGCCCAACCCCCCCATCGCCAGCCTGGATTTCACCTCACGCGCCTCCGTGGAGAAGCTGCCTCCCACAGAGGCCCCCGCCCAGCCAGCCCCC gacgTAGCTTCAAACGGCGTAAATGGAGGTTTGCGTGAGCAGGCGGTGACCATGAGGAGCAAAG ACTCAGAACCCTTATCTTTGAAAAACTTAAAACGGAGGTCAGAGTTTTTTGAAAAag GTGTCTCGGGGTCCCATGTCAGTGCGCTGGTCTACCTCTGTGGTGAACAGG GAGGATCCGAGTCTGCAATGCCAGAT ATTCCCGTCCCTGCGATCACGTCAACCTCCGGCCGCTGGACTTTCGACCCAGAAGAGGAGCGCAAAAGACAAGAGAAATggcagaaggagcaggagcgcCTTCTACAG GAGAAATATAAGCGCGACCAGGAGAAGTTACAGGAGGAGTGGCTGAAGGATCAGGAGGAGGTTGCCAGGAGTCTGGACCAACAACAG CCAGAGAGCTTGGAGGTGAGCGGGCGTGGCGTCGGCCCAacgtcccccctctctcccgtcGGCCAGCCCACCACTCCTAcgtgggaggagcaggagagaaagcggaaggaggagcaggagagaaagcggaaggaggagcaggagagaaagcggaaggaggagcaggagcgcCAAAggcaggcggaggagaggaggaagagggatgaggaggagctccagctgcggcggctgcaggaggagagggagaggaaggacagggaggaggaggagaggaagaggagggaggcggaggaggaggagctgaggtggcagaagaggagggaggaggagaggagacggcaTGAAGCTTTGGAGCAGCAGCGCAGGGAGCGTGAGAGAGCcgtggtggagcagcagcagcagcagcagtg GACAAAATCTAAATCCTCCCCCCAGCTTGATGCAGAGGAAAACCCTCAGAAAAAAG GCGCGTCTGTGAGGCCGGGGGGCATGGTtcaccagctgctggaggagcaggcgAGGAGCGCCGGCCACAAAGAGGCCCGGAGTCAGCGGGCGGCGTCcgagctggaggtggagaggaggaacaTCCTCAACGCCATGAGATACAGAGAGCCGGAGAGAG TGGCGGGCAGCGGGCTGGGAGAGAGGAAGGGTCAGCTGTCGGCCTCGCAGGCGGAGCTGGAGCGCCAGCAGATCCTGAacgagatgaagaagaagacccCGCTGCTGAGGGACAAAAGCTGGATCCGCCAGTGCGCCCCCACCACCAACGAGTCCAACGTGCCGCCCATGCGCAG AGGTGAGTCCCTCGACAACTTGGACGCCTCCTACAACTCGTGGCGCTCGTCCTGGACGCCCAGAAGCAACTCTCACGGCCAAAGCCACGCTCGGCCTAACTCGGCGCTCTCCGGCAGCACTTCCCTTTACGGCTGGGGGGCGTCGGGGGCCCAGCGGCCCGgctcctccaccctgacgtccGCCTCCTCCATGGGCTCCCTGCGCGCCGGGGCGGGAACCCCCACTGCCCCATGGTCCCGGCAGTCAGCGTCCCCCTCCCCAGAGCCGGAGGCAGGCCCCCACCAGCAACACAACAG GTCAGTGAGTGGCAGGAAAATCTGTACGTTCTGTGACACCCCGCTGGGAAAGGGAGCGGCCATGATCATCGAGTCCCTCGGGCTCTGTTATCATTTGGGCTGCTTTAAG TGCATCGACTGCAAGTGTGACCTCGGAGGGTCGGCAGCCGGCGCCGAGGTCAGAATACGAAACAAGCAGCTCTACTGTAACACCTGCTACATGCAATTCAAAG ctggccAGCCAACCACTATGTGA